The following is a genomic window from Acidimicrobium ferrooxidans DSM 10331.
GCCGAGAGAGCGGTCGGGGCGTTGCCGATCGCCACCACGGCCGGGTTCGCGAGAGCGGAGAGCGACGCGCGCATCGCTCGCGCCGAGCGGGTCTCGACGGCGTCACCTTGCTCGACCGCATCGAGCGTCACGATGGTCGGGAGCCGCGGAGCCCCTGCGGCAACCATGCGCGCGTCGACGAGGATCGGCGCGCCGGTGCGAAGGAGACGGACCGCCTCGGTGACGACCGCCTCGTCGAGTACGAGGTCGTCAACGAGCGAGGGGTCGGCCGTGGCGTGGACGATGCGCGCGGCGACGCGGCGCGCGCCGGGACCGAAACGCGCGAGATCGACCTCGGCGCAGATGCGCTCGAAGCTCTCGCGAGTGATGCGTGCTCCGGCGTCGGTCGTCATCGTCGCTCCCAGCTCCCCACGATCGCGTCGGTGGGGCAGACTTCGATGCAGGCGCCGCAGTCGTCGCAACGTGAGGCGACGAGCTCCGGGCGCCCCGGAGCAGGTCGAAGGGCGTGGGTGTGGCAGGTCGGGATGCACACGCCGCACCCGACGCAGGTACCCAGTGCGATCGCCACGCTCATCGCGCAGGCTGGTAGCCACGGGGTGTCACCGCGAGTCCTCCGAGGACTCGGGTCGCCGACTGGCCCACGATGACGATGCTCGTCATGTCGACGGTCGTGACGTCGAGGTCGTCGAGCGTGCCGAGTTCGAGGTGTTCGTCGACGCGTTCGACGTTGCGGCCGACGAGGACGGGCGTCGTCGGGGGTCGATGTGCCGCGAGGATCGCGAGCGCCTTCTCGAGCTGCCACCCGCGTCGTCCCGAACGGGGGTTGTAGAGCACCACGGTGAGATCGGCGCGAGCGGCCGCTTCGAGCCGCTGCTGGATGGTCTCCCACGGCGTGAGGAGGTCGGAGAGCGAGATGACGGCGTGATCATGGGCGAGGATCGCGCCGGCGCGGGCCGCGGTCGCGAGGGATGCGGTGACACCGGGCACGACGGACACCGGCACGCGACCATCGGCCACCTCGTGGACGAGGGTCGCGAGCGCGTAGATACCAGGGTCGCCGGAGGCGAGCACCACGACTCGGGCGCCCGCCTCGGCGCGGGCGACCGCGGCCATGGCGCGCTCACGTTCGGCTCCGAGGGCAAAGCCCTGCTGGAGAGCGTGGCGACCAATGAGAGGTTGGGCCTGGTCGAGGTAGCCGTGGTAGGCGATCACGACGTCCGCGTTGGCGATGGCGCCCCGTGCCCGCGGCGTGACGAGATCGAGCGAGCCCGGTCCGAGCCCGACCACCGTTACCTCACCGAGTGGCGCGTCACGGACCGCCACGGCGACGGTGACGGGCCCGTCGATCCGCTTGGGCAGCACGAGCGTTGCGTCGGGTCCGGCGAGCCGAAGGGCCGCGGCCTCTGCCACGGATGGCGTGTGCACGGCGCGCTCCACGATCGGCGATGGCGTCGGTACCGCCACCTCACGGAGGACGGCGGCCTCGTAGCCGACGATCGGAAGTCCGAGCGCGCCGAGCGCTGGATGCAAGCGGCGGCGGTCGATGGTGGCGAGCGCTGCCACGGCGGCTGGCTCGAGGTCGGCCTCCTCGAGCGCCGCGTCGATGGCAGCGCGCAGGTCATCGGCCGTTGCCCGCTGTTCCAGCCCGACCCCGACCACGACCGTGCGCGCGATGATGCGGGGTGCGGCGAGACCGCGAGACTCACCGACGTTGACCTCGACCGCTGGGGCTCGGCCCGGTCGTGCACGGCGAGCGAGCCAGTCGGAGATCGCAAGGCCAGGCCGCGGTGCGAAGCTGAGGGCAGCGCCGTCATTGAGGCGTTGCTGGAGCCGTGCAGGGAGCGGTTCTGGGCCGAGAGCAGGCAGCTCGTCGAGCGCGGGTGCATCGATGAGATCGGCACTCGTCGTCACGACCGCGACCGCGCCCGTCGCACGGGAGACGGCCTCGGCGAGGTCGTTCGCACCTCGATGGGCGCCCGTCAGCACGACGCAGTAGCGCCGGGCGCTGTCGAGGGCGACGATCGCGGGCGTGACGCGCTTCGGGGCGAGGCCGACCTCGACGATCGCGCGTACGACCACCGGGATCGGGGCGACGACGACGAGCGCGTCGTAGCTGACGAGCGCCTCACGGAGCATGGCCATCGACGCGTGGGCGACCGACGCAAAGCCGAGCGTCTTGGCGAGGTCAGCGAGCTCGGCTCCGATGGCGACCACGGCGCCGCCGGCGGCGCCGGTGACGCTACGCGAACTGGGGCATGAGGTGGACGGGGTGGTCTCGATGGCTTGGCAGCCTACCCGCTTGGCGAGGGCAGGACGAGGGAGCGCCTCCTCTGCGACCGAGATCGCCGGACGCCCGTGGCGATGGCGGGCACACGGAGCACCTCGTTGCTAGAGTCGCGCTGTGGCGCCGCTGACGAGCTGGATCGACACGGATCTCGAGCACGGCTACGGCCTCGACCACCTGCCGCTGGGGGTGGACGCCGAGGGCGTGGTGGTGCGCATCGGGGATGTCGCCCTACGGCTCGCGCCGCTCGTCGACGACGGGTTGCTGAGGAGCGTGTCGCACGGGCTCGTTGCTGCACGGACGCTCGGTCCGCTCTTTGCGGCCGGCTCGGCCACCATGGCGCGACTGCGAGACGAGATCGTGGTCCTCGCGAGCGGACGCCCGGACGACGCCGTCGCACGTCGGTTGGTCTCGATCGATGCGCTCGAGCTCTCTGTGCCGATACGACCACGCACCTACGTCGACTTCTACGCGTCCGAGGCCCACGCCACGAACGCCGGCAGGATCTTCCGTCCCGACGGGGATCCGCTGCCGGCTGCGTGGCGTCGGCTCCCGATCGGCTACCACGGCCGTGCGTCCACCGTCGTCGTGTCAGGCACCCCCATCGTGCGCCCCTGGGGTCTGCGCCGCGAGGGCGAGGGTGTCGTGCTCGGGCCGAGCGCGATGCTCGATCTCGAGGCCGAGGTGGGATTCGTCGTCGGACGCGCGAGCGAGCGTGGTCGGCCAGTGTCGGCCGGCGCGTTCGCGGAGATGGTCGGCGGCGTCGTGCTCGCGAACGACTGGAGCGCTCGCGACATCCAGGCGCTCGAGTCGTTCCCGCTCGGCCCCTTCGCCGGCAAGTCGTTCGCCACCAGCATTAGCGCCTGGGTCACCCCACTCTCGGCACTCGACGCAGCGCGGGTGACGCCGCCGGTGCAAGATCCGGCACCGAGTGCCAACCTCGTCGATCCGGACCCATGGTGCCTCGATCTTCGGCTCGAGCTTCGCCTCAATGGAACCGTCCTCACGCGTCCGCCGGCCGCCACGACCTACTGGACCCCGGGCCAGCTCCTTGCACACCTCACCGACAACGGTGCACCCGTCGAGCCGGAGGATCTCTTCTGCTCTGGGACGGTGTCGGGCGCGGCGCCCGACGAGGTCGGTTCGCTGCTCGAGCTCACCTGGGGTGGGACGCGGCCCGTGCGCCTCGATGACGGGCACATGCGTACCTGGCTCGTCGACGGCGACGAGGTCACCATCACGGCCACGGCACCGGCCCTCGACGGCGGCTTCATCCGACTCGGCGAGGTGACGGGCCGGGTGGTCTCGGCCATCGCGTCGCCTTGGTGAGTGGCTCTCGGGACTCGCTGCTGGCGGCGGAGCTCGCGCATTAGGCTCGCCCGCGTGCCTGTTCCATCGCGCTTGCTGGTCAACACCGGAGATGGCAAGGGGAAGTCGTCTGCCGCGTTCGGGGTCATGGGTCGTGCATGGGCGCGCGGCTGGACGGTGCTCGTCGTCCAGTTCTTGAAGAGCGGGACCTGGAAGGTCGGCGAGCGCAAGCTCGCCGAGCATCTCGGCATCGAGTTCTACGCACTCGGGGACGGCTTCACCTGGGAGTCGACGGACCTCGAGCGTACTGCGGAACTGGGGCGCGAGGCCTGGGCATTCGCGGCCGAGCGCCTCGCGAGTGGTGCCTACGACCTCGTGATCCTCGATGAGCTCACCTATCCGGTGCGCTACGGCTGGGTGAGCGAGGATGCGGTGGTGGAGGCGTTGCGCTCGCGTCCTTCCCGTACCAACGTGATCGTCACCGGGCGGGGGGCGCCCGAGGGCGTGGTCGAGCTCGCCGACACCGTGACCGAGATGCGCAAGGTCAAGCACGCCTACGACCAGGGGATTCGTGCGCGCAAGGGGATCGAGTACTGACCCGGGGCCTCATCGTCGGCGCCGCACGCTCGGGCGCGGGCAAGACCGCGGTCACGCTCGGGCTCGTCGCAGCGCTGCGCGCGCGGGGCCTGCGCGTCGGGGTGGCCAAGGCGGGTCCCGACTACCTCGACACACGCTTGTTAGGTCGAGCCGCTCGCCGTCCGGCGTTCAACCTCGACGCGTTCCTGACCGGTCGTGACGGGCCGGCGCGTTCGCTCGCGTTGGCGGCGCGAGGTGCCGATGTCGTGATCGCCGAGGGTGCGATGGGGCTGCTCGACGGCGCGCCGACCGCCAGCACGCCACCCGTCGCCTCGAGCGCACACCTCGCGCGCACGCTGGGACTGGGGCTCGTCTTGGTCCTCGATGCGACCTCAACGGCGCAGACGGTGGGGGCGGTCGCGCTCGGTCTGGCGACGGCGTCTGGCGTCGCACCGCTCGGTGTCATCGCGAACCGGGTGCGCTCGGCGCACCATGGGGACCTCGTAGCTGAAGGTCTTGCTCGTGTCGGTATCGCGCTCCTCGGTCACATCGCCGAGGGAGCGCTCGACGGTCTTGCGCAGCGACACCTCGGCCTCGTCGACCCGAGTGAGCTCGACGGGTTCGATGCGTGGCTCGAGCGTGCTCGGTACGTGGTGGAGGAGTCGGTCGACCTCGAAGCCCTGGTGCGTCGGGCGCCTGAGCTCCGCCTGGTCGACCCCGAACTCGGCGAGGCGCGGTCCCGGGTGCCGGTCGCACTCTCCGTGGGGCCGAGCGCGCGCTTTCGCTACGAGGAGAACCTGCTCAGGCTGGAGGCAGCGGGAGCTGAGCTGCTCCCGTTCGATCCGCTCGAGGAGGTCCCCGACCCACACGCACGGCTGCTGTGGCTTCATGGCGGCTATCCAGAGCATTACCAGGCGGCGCTCGCCGACAACGGGCCGCTGTGGCCGGCGCTGCGTCGGGCGGCGAACGAGATCACGGTGATCGCCGAGTGCGGTGGGTATGCGCTGCTCGCACGCTCGCTCGAGGGTTCTCAGATGGCAGGTGTCGTGCCCGTCGCCATGCGGTTGGGCTCGCGTCCGGTCCTCGGCTATCGGTCGGCTCGCCTGGTTGACGGTCCTTTCGGGGCTCGGTCGCTGCCGGCTCACGAGTTCCACTACCTGGTACCGGAGGACGACCCAGGTGAGATCGACGTCGTGGACGCCCGAGGCGAGCCGCGCCCAGGCGGGGTGGTGAGCCCGAGGCTCCTGGCGAGCTTCCTGCACTTCCACCTCGGTGTGGACCCGGGGCTTGCGGGCGATCTGCTGCGTCGTGCCGGCGGGGGTGGGTCGTCCGAGACGGCGTAGGATGCGCCCCGTGAGTGGGCTCATCAGCTTCGTGGGTGCAGGGCCGGGCGCGTCCGATCTGTTGACGCTTCGTGCGGTTGAGCGCTTACGCGCAGCCGACATCGTCGTCTGGGCGTCGTCGCTGATCCCAGACGACGTCCTCGGCTTCTGTGCCCCTGGCGCACAGATCCACGATTCGGCCCTCATGACCTTGGAGGACGTGCTCGGCGTCTACGCGGCCAATCCCGAGGCGGCCATCGTCCGGCTCCACTCCGGCGATCCGTCGCTCTACGGGGCGATCCAAGAGCAGCTCGACTGGTGCATCGCCAATGATCGCGCCGTCGAGATCGTCCCTGGCGTTACGAGCGTTGCGGCGTGCGCCGCCGTGCTCGGACGCGAGCTCACCGTGCCCCAGGTCGCCCAGAGCGTCGTAATCACGAGGGTGGCGGCCCGTACGAGCGCCTCGATGCCCGAACGCGAGCGACTGCGGGCCTACGCGGCACTCGGTGGGACCCTGGCGATCCTGCTCTCGGGTGCGCATCCCGAGCGTGTGGTCGAGGAGCTGCTCGCGGAGGGTTCGGCCTTCACCGCGTCGACGCCAGCGGCGGTCGTCGTGCGGGCGAGTTGGCCGGAGGAGCGCTTCGAGCGCACCACCATCGCAGGCATCCCGGAGGCCGTTCGCCGTCTCGGGGCATCGCGCAGCGTGACCATCGTCGTCGGGGATGCGCTCGTCGCGCCCGGAGCCCGATCGCACCTCTACGCACCTTCGTTCTCGCATCGTTTCCGAGCACGCTCGACGGCGGGCACGACGCAGGGGCGCCCGCGGGCCCGCCTGCGTCGCTCCGTTCGGTGAGGGCGTCGTGCCAGGCCTGCGGACCGGGTTCACGACCGGTACCTGTGCGGCCGCGGCCGCCAAGGCAGCGGCCATTTGGCTCGTCCATCGTGAGCACGTCTCGCGCGTTGAGATCGCCCTGCCGACGGGGCGGCGAGTCGAGCTTCCGGTCGAGTGGGATGCGCTCGGGCGGGCCTACGTCGAGAAGGACGCAGGTGACGACCCTGACTGCACCCACGGGGCTCATGTGACGGTGTCGCTGACCCCGCTCGCCGAGGCACAGCTGCGCTTCGTGGCCGGTGAGGGTGTCGGCACGGTCACGCGCCCCGGTCTCGGGCTCGAGGTTGGTGAGCCGGCGATCAACCCGGTGCCGCGCCGCCAGATCACCGACGCCATTCGCGAGGTGACTGACGAGGGCTTCGCGGTCGTCGTCAGCGTTCCAGGTGGCGAGGCGATGGCCGAGCGGACGACGAACGCCCGCCTCGGCATCGTCGGTGGTATCTCGATCCTCGGCACGACGGGGATCGTGCGCCCGTTCTCCACGGCGTCGTATCGCGCAAGCGTCGTGCAGCAGATCGACGTGGCGGCCGCCGCCGGGCTTGGCGAGATGGTGCTCGCGACCGGTTCTCGCACGGAGGCGAGGGCCATGGCCGAGCGTTCCGATCTCGACCCGGTCGGCATCGTCGAGGTCGGTGACTTCACCGGCGTGGCGGTCCGACGGGCCGCCCACCACCACATGGACCCGATCACGTGGTATGCCATGGTGGGCAAGGTGACGAAGGTGGCCCAAGGTCTCATCATGACGCACTTCCACCGCGCCGACGTGGACACGTCGGTGCTGCGGGAGGCCGCGATCGCGGCGGGAGCTCCGGCGGCGGTGGTCGAGGCTGCGGATGCGACCAACACGGCTCGACACTTCTACGAGGTCTGTCGTGAACTCGGCGTGGTTGCGCCGCTCGAGCTGCTTGCCGAACGCGCGGCGGTCACGTTGTCCGAGGCGATCGGGGGCCGGGCCACGGTCGAGGTCGTGCTGTGCGACGTGGACGATGCCGCCGTCGTCGTGCGGCGTTCGGTGCCTGGCGAGCGATGAGCGTCGTGGTCGGCTGGGTCGGTGACGACCCCTCGAACTTGACGGGTCGCCAGCTGGGCGCCCTCGAGCGCGCTCGTCTCGTCGTGGCGCCTCGACGGTTGCACGAGGTGCTCGGCTCACTCGCGCCGCAGGCGACGGTCATCGCTTATCCGACACCGATCACCGAGCTCGTCGATCTCGTCCACGAGAACCCGGACGTGGTCGTGGTCGCGAGTGGGGACCCGGGATTCTTCGGCATCTCGCGCGTGCTCGCCGATGCGGGCCTCGACCTCGAGATCCTGCCCGGACCGACGACCGCAGCCGTCGCGGCGGCGCGGCTCGGGCGCTCCTGGGAGGGCGCGAGCGTGGTGTCGTTCGTCGGTCGTGACCATGACGTGGCCCTCCAGGTCCTCGACGAGGTGCTCGCTGGTGACGGTCCGGTGATCGCGCTCTTGTGTCCCGGCCAGGCACTCGTCGACCTCGCGAATGCTGTGGCGGCTTCGGGTCGACGGTCCTGGCTCGCCGTTGCCCTCGGGACGGCAGAGGAGGTCCTCGACGAGGCGTGGCAGGCCCGCTCCGAGGCGCCGCGTGTGCCGAGTCTGCTGTGGATCGATGGAGCTCTCTCGCGCCGTGAGGTGGTCCATCGGATGCGCGGTCTCGACGTCTTCGCCGATCGACCTCGAGACTCGGACGGCGTCTTCACGAGTCTCGAGGTACGCCTCGTCGCGGTCGCACGACTCGCTCCGGATCGACTCCCACCGGGCGCGCGGGTGCTCGAGGTCGGCGCGGGCACGGGATACGTGGGTCTCACCCTGTGGCGCCTACGTCCCGACATCACCATCGTGCAGCTCGAGCCCCGCGCGGAGCGTGCGGCTCGAGCACGCGAGCATGCGCGAGCGTTGGGTGCGCGTGTCGAGGTTCTCGAGGCACGCGTCGAAGAGCATGCTCCCGAGGGCGACTACGACGCCGCCTTCGTCGGCGGTGGCGGGCCGCGTGCGCTGCGAGCGACGCTCGATCGCGTCCGAGGTGGGGGTCGCGTCGTCGCCACGTTCGTCGATCCCGGACGAGCCGCGGTCGCCCGAGAGCTGCTCGGCAACCTCGAACTCATCGAGGTCGCGGACGCGTCTCCTGTCGCGCCGGAAGGGGTCCGCTTCGTTCCCCGTAGTCCGATCTTCCTCGCGTGGAGGTAGGAGTCGGGGGAGCTGGCTCGAGGGCCGACCGTGCGAGCTCGTACAGTGATGGATCGTTGCCCGCGCTCGATGGATCGTGGCTCTCGCGGTTCGACGACGAGCCGGCGCGCGGAGGCCCGTGCCGGGCTGAGGGAGCGGTCCTCGCTCAGGTAGCCGTTGTGGGTGCTGCCACGGTCGGGCGTGGCCGGTGACCCCTCCAGCGAATGTTGACGGGGGTCAGAGGGAGCTGGGCACGCGCGTCCGCTCCGGCACGGTGTCGACAGGCACGGCCGAACGGTGGTGGGGCTGGAAGCGAGTCTCGTCGCTCCTCTCTCGCGCGGCAACGATGCCAACGGATCGATCGGGTCCGAGACCTCTGGCGAGGCTTCGTACCGGCGCGACAACCGTGCCGCTACGCGGCTCGCTGGGGGGGACCGGGGAGGTAGCGATGCGTCACAGTGGCTCGAGCACGACGCCTGCGTAAGGTGGGGCTTGCCGAATGCCGATAGACAGTGGGTCCTCGGCGGACTCGCGGATCAGGGGTGCGGGTGCGGTTGCGAGGTGCCGGAGGAGGTGCGCACATGACGTCGTGGTACGGGCGGAGTCGGTTGCACGCTGGGATATTGGTCGCGGTCGCGGGGATCGGGCTCGCCGCTTGCGGACAGGCGACCTCGTCGACGCATTCCACGAGCTCGTCTCGCTCGTCGTCGACTCCGAAGCGTTCCTCCTCGCAGACTTCGTCCACTCGCTCATCGTCCGGGTCGTCATCGACCCCCGCAGCGGTCGCCCCATGCGATACGGCGGCGTTGTCCGCGTCACTCGGCCAACCAAGTGGGGCGGCGGGAACGACCTACTATCCGCTCCTCCTGACGAACGTGTCGTCGCGGTCGTGCACGCTCTACGGCTACCCGGGGGTGTCGCTCGTCGTGTCGGCGAGTGGTTCGCAGGTGGGCCGATCAGCCAGCCGCGTCGCGGGGAGCGAGCAGACGGCGACGCTCGAGCCAGGACAGTCCGCGCAGGCCATCCTCGGCATCGAAGTCGCGCAGAACTACCCGACCTCGACGTGCCAGCCAACCAAGGTCGGAGGCGTTCGCGTCTACCCCCCGGATCAGACGACTGCACTGTACGTATCGGCGCCTGAGCTCTATGGATGCGCCAACCGCTCAGTCGACCTGCTGACCATCGAACCGCTGACACGGGCCCAATCCGGTACCGGCAGTGGTTCGGGGGGTGCGACGTCCTGAAGCGTCGGGATGGGGCAACAGACGTGGTGGAGAGGGGTCGCGAACTGCTCCAACAGAAGTCCGTGCAACCCATGCGTACGCAGAGTCGAGTGCGAGCGTGGCCCTGTGAACCTGACCGAGTGGGCACGTCGCCAGGGGATCCACCCGCAGACCGCCTCCACTGGATCCATGCTGGTGGCTAGCTCCCTGCAACGAGACCCCCCGCTCTGTGAGGAGCCCGACCAGCATGGACAGGCGGAGGGAGCGCACATGAAGGGCACGAACGCCACACCTCGGAGCAGATCCTCCGGAGGCTGGCCGAAGGGGGACGAGAGCCAACGAGGGGCCACGGTCGCCGAGGTCGCTCGCGCCCTCGCACATCACCGAGACGACCTGGCAGCGGCTGGAAGCAGACCGACGGCCCCATGAAGGGGCCCGACGTGAAGAGGGTGAAGGAGCTCTCGGCCGAGAACCGGCGCCCGAAGAAGCTGGTGGCTGATCTCGCCCTCGACAACGACAGCTCTGAGGAGCTGGCCGAGGGAAACGTCTGACCCCGGACCGCCAGCGGGGAGCCGTGCACCTACTCCGCCAGCGGTTCGCAGGTCACCTGAGCGACAGCGTGCGAGGCGCAGGTCGGGCGGGCCACCTGACTGCACCTTCTCACAGCCTCGGCCAAGCGTTGGAAGGCTGCTACGGTCGAGAGCATCGGCGCCCAACGGGACCAGCGAGCGGACGTGCGCGAACGTGGTCTCGCGGGGAAGGCGGACGTGGTTCTGGAGCCGGCCAGCGACACCACGGTCTCGGGCGTGACCCAGGTCGGCAGCTGCCTCCGGCGTTCGACTCGACTGCCTGGTTAGAGTGCTTCCTATGGTTGCACCCGGCATCGATCTCGACGACCTCGACCCCACCGTTCGCCCTCAGGATGATCTGTTCGGTCACGTCAACAACCGCTGGTTTCAACGGACGGCCATCCCCGACGATCGAGCACGCTACGGCGCGTTCAGCGAGCTCGCCGACGCTGCAGAGATCGCGGTGCGCGAACTGTGCGAGCAGGCCCGTGAGGCTCCGGCCGGGTCTGAGGAGCGCAAGCTCGGCGACCTCTACGCGAGTTTCATGGATGCCGAACGCATCGAAGAGCAAGGCGCCGCACCCATCGCTCCGCTCCTTGCGGCGATCGACGACGTCGCCGATTACGGATCGTTCTGGCACCTGCTCGGCAGTCTCGAGCGCGATGGTGTGCGCGGCCTCGTCGACCTCTTCGTCGACACGGATCCTGGTGACCCTTCTCGCTATCTCGTCTTCGTCTCGCAAGGTGGGATCTCGCTGCCGGACGAGCGCTACTTCCGTGAGGAACGCTTCGCATCGGTTCGTGCCCTGCATCGACAGCACGTGGCGACGATGTTCGAGCTTGCTGGCCTGACGAACGCGGCCGCGAGGGCCGCAGCGGTCGTCGAGCTCGAGGCGGCGATCGCTGCTCGCCATCTCGACAACGTCGCGAGTCGCGACGCGCTCGCCACCTACAACCTCATGACGTACGAGGACCTCGTCGGGTTGGTCGCGCAGGGCCACCGCGAGGCCGAGGCGTTCCTCGAGGCCTGGATCGACGGTATGGGCGTCGATCGTGCGGTGGTCCGTGAGGTCGTGGTGCGCCAGCCCGCCTTCCTCGGCTCGGTCGGTGAGCTGTTCGAGGATGGTCGAATCGATGTCTGGCGCGACTGGCTGGCCTGGCACGTCATTGCCCACAGTGCTCCGCTGCTCTCGACACGCTTCGTCGAGGAGAGCTTTGCCTTCTACGGCACTGCACTCACCGGTGCTCCGACGTTGCGGGCGCGCTGGAAGCGTGCGGTGTCATTCGTCGAGGGGGCGATGGGGGAGGCGGTCGGGCGCCTCTACGTCGCGCGCCACTTCTCCGAGCCTGCAAGGCATGCGGTGCGCGAGCTCGTCGACCACCTGCTCGATGCGTACCGTGAGAGCATCGCCTCCTTGGAGTGGATGCGCGAGGAGACGCGGGCCGAAGCGCTCGCCAAGCTCGAGGCGATCGTGGTCAAGGTCGGCTATCCCGACGCCTGGCGTGACTACGGCGCGCTCGTCGTCGACCCGGAGGATCTCATCGGCAACGCTCGGCGCGCGGCGTCGTTCGCCATGGACTTCGAACTCGCCAAGATCGGTCGGCCGGTCGATCGGTCGGAGTGGTTCATGACCCCTCAGACGGTGAACGCGTACTACAACCCAGGCTTCAACGAGATCGTCTTCCCGGCAGCCATCTTGCAGCCGCCGTTCTTCGATGCCGAACGGGACGCCGCGGCGAACTACGGGGCGATCGGCGCGGTCATTGGTCACGAGATCGGGCACGCATTCGACGATCAGGGCTCTCGTTACGACGGTGAGGGCCGTCTGCGCAACTGGTGGACCGACGACGATCGGGCGAACTTCGAGCATCGGACGAAGGCGCTGATCGAACAGTACAGCGCGCTCACACCTCGACAGATCCCCGAGCACCACGTGGACGGGGCACTCACCGTGGGCGAGAACATCGGCGACATCGGTGGGCTCGCGATCGCGTGGCGTGCCTACGAGCTCGCCCTCGACGGCGCGGAGCCCCCTGTACTCGAGGGGACGTCAGGTGGAGAGCGCTTCTTCTTCTCATGGGCCATCTGTTGGCGAGAGCAACGCCGTGACGAAGAGGCGCTGCGATTGCTCGCGATCGACCCACACTCGCCGCCAGAGTTTCGCTGCAATCAGGCTGCGCGCAACGTCGACGCCTTCCACCAGACGTTTCACACCGATCCGTCGTCGGGGCTCTGGCTTGACCCCGAGGAGCGCGTGCGGATCTGGCGTGCCTAGCTGACCGCGAGAACCGAGACTGCATGCCCGAGTGACGTCTCGCGGGCTGTCGGCCCCGGTGCTACCATCGGCTCGAGCACAGGGGGGACCATGCCGTACTACCGTCGCGTGGGTGAGGTGCCGCGCAAGCGCCACCAGTACGTACGTGCGCACACAGGCGCGCGTATCGCCGAGGAGCTGATGGGCAAGGAGGGCTTCGCGGCGGAGTCGTCGCTGCTCTACCACCTGGGGCGGCCGACGGCCATCGTGGATGCAGCACCCGTCGCGATTGCGGGCACCACCCTCGTCGCGAATCGTCCACTGCTCCCTCGACACCTTCGCACGCCCAAGCTCGCCGGCCTCGGTGGCGACGCTGCCACGGACCGGCACCTCTTGCTCGGCAACGACGACGTGTGGATCTCGTGGGTGGTGGCGGATCGTCCGAGCTCGCTGCAGCGACACGCCGTCGGGGACGAGTGCTACTACGTCCATCGTGGTACGGGCGCGTGCGAGTCGGTCTTCGGCACCATCCGAGTAGGTCCCGGCGACTATCTCGTGTTGCCTGCGTCGACGACCTATCGGCTCGTCCCGGACGAAGGTTCGGTCCTCGAGTGTCTGGTGCTCGAGGCCCGGGGTCATATCGAGATCCCGGACCGCTACCTCTCCCAGCGGGGTCAGCTGCTCGAGGCGGCACCCCTGTGCGAGCGAGACCTGCGGGGCCCCGAGGGCCCGCTCGTCGTCGAGGGCGAGGACGTGGACGTGATCGTGCGTACCCGTCTGGACGCCACGCGTTACACCTACGCGACACACCCCTTCGACGTCGTGGGTTGGGACGGGTGCTGCTATCCGTTCGCGTTCCAGATCCGCGACTTCGAGCCGATCGTGAAGCGATTCCACGCGCCACCGCCCGTGCATCAGACGTTCGCCGGACCGAACTTCGTCGTGTGCTCGTTCGTCCCGAGGCCGTTCGACTTCGATCCGGAGGCGGTCGCGGTGCCCTACCACCATGCGAACGTCGACTCCGATGAGGTCCTCTTCTACGCCGACGGGAACTT
Proteins encoded in this region:
- a CDS encoding DUF4232 domain-containing protein; translation: MTSWYGRSRLHAGILVAVAGIGLAACGQATSSTHSTSSSRSSSTPKRSSSQTSSTRSSSGSSSTPAAVAPCDTAALSASLGQPSGAAGTTYYPLLLTNVSSRSCTLYGYPGVSLVVSASGSQVGRSASRVAGSEQTATLEPGQSAQAILGIEVAQNYPTSTCQPTKVGGVRVYPPDQTTALYVSAPELYGCANRSVDLLTIEPLTRAQSGTGSGSGGATS
- a CDS encoding cobalt-precorrin-4/precorrin-4 C(11)-methyltransferase codes for the protein MSGLISFVGAGPGASDLLTLRAVERLRAADIVVWASSLIPDDVLGFCAPGAQIHDSALMTLEDVLGVYAANPEAAIVRLHSGDPSLYGAIQEQLDWCIANDRAVEIVPGVTSVAACAAVLGRELTVPQVAQSVVITRVAARTSASMPERERLRAYAALGGTLAILLSGAHPERVVEELLAEGSAFTASTPAAVVVRASWPEERFERTTIAGIPEAVRRLGASRSVTIVVGDALVAPGARSHLYAPSFSHRFRARSTAGTTQGRPRARLRRSVR
- a CDS encoding M13 family metallopeptidase, with amino-acid sequence MVAPGIDLDDLDPTVRPQDDLFGHVNNRWFQRTAIPDDRARYGAFSELADAAEIAVRELCEQAREAPAGSEERKLGDLYASFMDAERIEEQGAAPIAPLLAAIDDVADYGSFWHLLGSLERDGVRGLVDLFVDTDPGDPSRYLVFVSQGGISLPDERYFREERFASVRALHRQHVATMFELAGLTNAAARAAAVVELEAAIAARHLDNVASRDALATYNLMTYEDLVGLVAQGHREAEAFLEAWIDGMGVDRAVVREVVVRQPAFLGSVGELFEDGRIDVWRDWLAWHVIAHSAPLLSTRFVEESFAFYGTALTGAPTLRARWKRAVSFVEGAMGEAVGRLYVARHFSEPARHAVRELVDHLLDAYRESIASLEWMREETRAEALAKLEAIVVKVGYPDAWRDYGALVVDPEDLIGNARRAASFAMDFELAKIGRPVDRSEWFMTPQTVNAYYNPGFNEIVFPAAILQPPFFDAERDAAANYGAIGAVIGHEIGHAFDDQGSRYDGEGRLRNWWTDDDRANFEHRTKALIEQYSALTPRQIPEHHVDGALTVGENIGDIGGLAIAWRAYELALDGAEPPVLEGTSGGERFFFSWAICWREQRRDEEALRLLAIDPHSPPEFRCNQAARNVDAFHQTFHTDPSSGLWLDPEERVRIWRA
- a CDS encoding bifunctional cobalt-precorrin-7 (C(5))-methyltransferase CbiE/decarboxylating cobalt-precorrin-6B (C(15))-methyltransferase CbiT gives rise to the protein MSVVVGWVGDDPSNLTGRQLGALERARLVVAPRRLHEVLGSLAPQATVIAYPTPITELVDLVHENPDVVVVASGDPGFFGISRVLADAGLDLEILPGPTTAAVAAARLGRSWEGASVVSFVGRDHDVALQVLDEVLAGDGPVIALLCPGQALVDLANAVAASGRRSWLAVALGTAEEVLDEAWQARSEAPRVPSLLWIDGALSRREVVHRMRGLDVFADRPRDSDGVFTSLEVRLVAVARLAPDRLPPGARVLEVGAGTGYVGLTLWRLRPDITIVQLEPRAERAARAREHARALGARVEVLEARVEEHAPEGDYDAAFVGGGGPRALRATLDRVRGGGRVVATFVDPGRAAVARELLGNLELIEVADASPVAPEGVRFVPRSPIFLAWR
- a CDS encoding cobalt-precorrin-5B (C(1))-methyltransferase — encoded protein: MPGLRTGFTTGTCAAAAAKAAAIWLVHREHVSRVEIALPTGRRVELPVEWDALGRAYVEKDAGDDPDCTHGAHVTVSLTPLAEAQLRFVAGEGVGTVTRPGLGLEVGEPAINPVPRRQITDAIREVTDEGFAVVVSVPGGEAMAERTTNARLGIVGGISILGTTGIVRPFSTASYRASVVQQIDVAAAAGLGEMVLATGSRTEARAMAERSDLDPVGIVEVGDFTGVAVRRAAHHHMDPITWYAMVGKVTKVAQGLIMTHFHRADVDTSVLREAAIAAGAPAAVVEAADATNTARHFYEVCRELGVVAPLELLAERAAVTLSEAIGGRATVEVVLCDVDDAAVVVRRSVPGER